A single genomic interval of Alligator mississippiensis isolate rAllMis1 chromosome 15, rAllMis1, whole genome shotgun sequence harbors:
- the LOC102561482 gene encoding cornulin gives MTQLQGNIEGIVSAFNAYAKEDGGCITLSKGELRQLIQQEFADVLVKPHDLQTIDQVLQRLDVEREDRIDFDEFLVLVFQVAKACHKKLSPCQPSGDGQGSAAQGDASRDQAQRADQEQGQKQPDAPEQDPTRPQAPETRTAEGDLSRRHTQDPEVSGTQDPEVSQGDGNHEAQAAKTPEHDSIRRQGQEPEQDPSHHRAQEQDPNREGQDPQVPQQDVKHEALESGAPEQAPNRHPVLQPSVSERDLDHSHSSASERDLDHHPTLQPNTLETDLDRHPTLQPNTLETDLDRLPTLQPSTSETDLDHHQGLETEAPEQDLNSTTGRESTHNEAHELQAPEQESQESQPDEQDQNRHQSEEPEASEHTLHHQPQEAQPTEQDLTWETQTPRVPEGDVSRGGTPFSPALQQDRGAQQDPREEALTAYRPYIYQCQKPPTFPYQWLPKQ, from the exons ATGACCCAGCTGCAGGGCAATATTGAAGGCATCGTCAGTGCTTTCAATGCATATGCAAAGGAGGATGGAGGCTGCATCACACTGAGCAAGGGGGAGCTGAGGCAACTCATCCAGCAGGAGTTTGCTGATGTGCTAGTG AAACCCCATGACCTCCAGACCATCGACCAGGTGCTGCAGCGTCTGGACGTGGAAAGGGAGGACAGAATCGACTTTGATGAGTTTCTCGTCCTGGTATTCCAAGTGGCCAAGGCTTGTCACAAGAAGTTAAGCCCGTGCCAGCCATCGGGAGACGGTCAAGGCTCAGCAGCCCAGGGAGACGCAAGTAGGGACCAGGCACAGAGAGCAGATCAGGAGCAGGGCCAAAAACAACCAGATGCACCAGAGCAGGATCCCACTCGCCCGCAGGCTCCGGAGACCCGCACCGCAGAAGGGGACCTGAGCCGCCGTCACACCCAGGACCCAGAAGTCTCAGGGACCCAGGACCCAGAAGTATCTCAGGGAGATGGAAACCATGAGGCCCAGGCAGCCAAGACCCCAGAGCATGACTCAATTCGCCGCCAGGGCCAAGAACCAGAGCAGGACCCGAGCCACCATCGAGCCCAAGAGCAAGACCCAAATCGTGAGGGCCAGGACCCTCAAGTCCCACAGCAAGATGTGAAGCATGAGGCTCTGGAGTCTGGTGCCCCAGAGCAAGCCCCAAACCGCCATCCTGTCCTGCAGCCCAGCGTCTCAGAGAGGGACCTGGACCACTCTCACTCAAGTGCCTCGGAGAGGGACCTGGACCACCATCCTACCCTGCAGCCCAACACCTTGGAGACAGACCTGGACCGCCATCCTACCCTGCAGCCCAACACCTTGGAGACAGACCTAGACCGCCTTCCtaccctgcagcccagcacctcGGAGACAGACCTGGACCACCATCAGGGCCTGGAGACAGAGGCTCCAGAACAGGACCTGAACTCCACCACAGGGAGGGAATCAACCCACAATGAAGCCCACGAGTTGCAGGCCCCAGAGCAGGAGTCCCAGGAGTCCCAGCCAGATGAACAAGACCAGAACCGCCATCAGTCAGAGGAGCCTGAGGCTTCAGAGCACACCCTGcaccaccagccccaggaagcccaGCCAACGGAGCAAGACCTGACCTGGGAGACCCAGACACCCAGGGTCCCCGAGGGGGATGTGAGTCGTGGTGGCACCCCGTTCTCTCCAGCACTTCAGCAGGACCGCGGTGCTCAGCAAGACCCAAGAGAAGAAGCTCTGACAGCCTACCGTCCATACATTTACCAGTGCCAGAAACCACCAACATTTCCCTATCAGTGGCTACCAAAGCAGTAA
- the TCHH gene encoding trichohyalin, translating to MPHLLDSIGTIINVFYQYATEDREGSSLSRRQMRLFIQKEFADVLVNPYDPLMIDTVLRLLDQDGDGSIDFPEFLILSFRVAQACYSYLAPKPGLQERQEQGRRSKELNELEAKADRGRSHQLREPEPRVGRRRHPEDPERKPEPRRDEGRRQQSLEPEQQVYEGRRHQSHDPEQREEVRSRSQPRDITQSHERSQRQVLEHEPPLYEESHRQPHEQECREKVRSRSQPRDTNTQAYERNRRPVLERESQLDKESHRQPREPKKQEEVRSRFQSREPEPRWDEGRQRQPLEPKEREEVRGRSKPRDTDTQTYERSRRPVLEPEPQLYEERHHKPREPEQREEVRGRSQPRDTNIQIYERSRHPVLEPEPQLYEERHHQPREQEQREEARSRSQPQEPEQLVYEGKGRRPHEPEEREKVKSRSQPRDIDAESYERGQRPILEREPQLYEESHRQPREQEQQEAVRSHSQTQEPEQVYAGRRRQPLEPEQREEVRGRSQPRDNDTQTHERSQRPVLEHEPRLYEESRRQPHEPEQREEARRRSPPQEPEQPVYERGRRQPREPEQQEEVKSRFQPCDTDTQSFEKSRHPALEREPELYEESHRQPREPEQREKVRSRSQPQEPEPRGDEGRHHQLHELEQGEEVRSHSQPRGNDKQTHERSQRPVLEHESQLYEESRRQPREPEQREKARRRSPPQEPEQPVYEGGHRQPREPEQQEEVRSRFQPRDTDTQSFEKSRRPALEREPELYEESRRQPREPEQREKVRSRSQPQEPEPRGDEGRHRQLHELEQQEEVRGRSQPRGNDKQTHERSQHPVLEREPQLYEESHRQPRVTEQQEEAGSCSQSREAEQQVYDGRDHQPCEPEQQEEVRSRSQPREPKPRGGERRRHLPHDPKQREEVKSHSQPSDTDTQTYERSQHPGLECEPQLYEESHRQPREPEQQGEVRSRFQPQESEQQVYEGRRHQPRGPEQQEEVKSRSQPHNADTQNSERKQHPALEREPQLHEERSRQPREPEQREEVRSRFQPQEPEQQVYGRRGHQPRDPKREEVRSCTQWHETDTQNYERSQHPVLERESQLYERSRRQPREPEQQEEVRSHFQPQEPGPRGDEGRQRQALEPEQQVYEGKRRQPLEPEQQKDIRSRFHPSDTYTQSYVRSQRPALERESQFYEESPRRQPREPEQREKVKSRSQPQEPEPQGNERRHGQPYGPEQRAEVRSQSQPRDSDTQTYERSQRPVLEREPRLYEESHRQPREPEQRENLRSRSQPHDTYTQTYERNRRPILERESQLFERSHGQHLKTDHREELRSRFQPQEPEPRGHEGRQRQSLEPEQQVYEGRHRQPREPEQREEVRSRSQPRNAEAQSHERSRCPEFEHEPRLYEESRHQPREPEQREEVRSRSQPRDNDTQTYERSQRPVLEREPRPYEESRRQPREPEQREEVRSCSQPRDNDTQTYERSQRPVLEHEPRLYEESHRQPREPEQREEVRSRSQPRNNDIQIYERSQRPVLECEPRLYEESRRQSPEPEQREEARSRSQPQEPEQPVYDSGRHQPREPEQQEEVRSRSQPHEPEQVSRESYCEPRVPEQREVKDCYQSRESEQVYEESRHQVYEPDQQREVRSCYQPHVSEPRVDQGRQHQLRVSEEQYEGRRHQPHEAKTQAYERSRHPFLEREPERYEGSRIQLRELAQEGVRNRFRPRERGAQTDKRSHHELSEREPQVDEERCRQLCKPEHLGDVRRPYQPYEREQQVNGRRLRQSREPEQEHEGSHHQPSEAEWPAEVRTHYLPREPEYMHEGRRRQVQDADRQGEVRSHYQPRAPDTRAFEGAHRPLFEQEPQLYERSRRQPPEPDQLGEERRHYEPRVPERQVNEESRHQAHRIELQVYEQSRDLLCEPEPRVDEQRQRHRQEPEQQVYKRSRHQLSEVEQGEVRSHSQTREREQVPKSHHQPRDPEQRGAKDRYLSREPEQVYEESHRQVCEPNQQGEVRRCYQPRETKPQAFKGRHCQLLECEPQLYEGRHEVKQADEGSHLPLEPEQRETRSLYCLYDGHQHQPHQLEQRVDDGSRYQHHEPEQLRDVRSRYQPREPGPQGDARSRRPFHEREPELHEGSRRQPREQRDVWSHSQPREPDPRVDERSQPRPRQPELQVYEGSGHPLRDREQGESRDRSLPLDPETQTYERSRVQARDPEPQRDGQTREPRDSELQLDEKSLCQPRAPVQLGNGRRRYQPRELEPEANEGSCYQPRGPEQQRNLQSRGQPREPEQRVKEGSRSHLPEQVQQGDAQSRYVPLETRPQAHDGSRRQLQEPEIQHYEGNCHQSQNPGQQGDVRSHYRPHEPAQQVHKGNRQELHESETQKGEGSQRQPREPKEQVYEGSHRPTPLCDPEPQRAVQNSGQSRDPTPQQEEVNCHQPREPEPRGVAGNVHQRHEVLPPRDDQSLLPPDQPVPQRGDSSDDPQPEVRPHDRSLPQPLEPEHQGNERTQRQTLEPERREAEKNGQRPYAPDPKRDDEICHLVSAKQRDDGGRQPQSRETEPRGGTGTRLQQRESEAQGNTATSRNPREPEAQGPERARQPRYPESQGVESSRQPQKAAPQEGERDNQLPQKAEPQDGERNRPQAGEAKPSKEEASQREPHNPNSMDDNRSRAAPTPPPTGDPGSQTQPREGEPRDGSRHQSNRPEGRGDEGSQPRAYEPGCRAGATVPSQTPERGLREGEGSRQQPWALEAPAEGGSRQQPPQGDAASQRQQEIAPEQAEGSHHLPREPLAQLQEESPTRAAESQEGEQSHHPPEPVVSQERLGDPSLDEAKASLPCSPLYVYLLAQKAEQQLCPVPAPQEQP from the exons ATGCCTCACCTTCTGGACAGCATCGGCACCATCATCAACGTCTTTTACCAATATGCGACGGAGGACAGGGAGGGCTCCAGCCTGTCCCGGAGGCAGATGAGACTGTTTATCCAGAAGGAGTTTGCCGATGTCCTTGTG AACCCATATGACCCACTGATGATAGACACGGTGCTGCGGCTCCTTGATCAGGATGGTGACGGATCAATAGACTTCCCCGAGTTCCTGATTCTGTCATTTAGAGTGGCTCAGGCCTGTTACAGCTACTTGGCACCAAAACCAGGGCTCCaggaaaggcaggagcagggaagaaGAAGTAAAGAGTTGAATGAGCTTGAAGCAAAAGCAGATAGAGGGAGGAGCCATCAGTTACGTGAGCCTGAACCAAGAGTTGGCAGAAGAAGACATCCTGAGGACCCAGAACGAAAGCCTGAACCACGGAGGGATGAGGGGAGACGACAACAATCTCTAGAGCCAGAACAACAAGTGTATGAGGGAAGACGTCATCAATCACATGACCCAGAACAGCGAGAGGAGGTGAGGAGTCGGTCTCAGCCACGTGACATCACGCAAAGCCATGAGAGAAGCCAACGTCAAGTACTTGAACACGAGCCTCCGCTTTATGAGGAAAGCCACCGTCAGCCACATGAACAAGAATGCCGAGAGAAGGTGAGGAGCCGCTCGCAGCCACGTGATACCAACACACAAGCCTATGAGAGAAACCGACGTCCAGTACTTGAACGTGAATCCCAGCTTGACAAGGAAAGCCATCGTCAGCCACGTGAACCAAAGAAGCAAGAGGAGGTGAGGAGCCGCTTTCAGTCACGAGAGCCTGAACCACGATGGGATGAGGGAAGACAACGTCAGCCCCTAGAGCCAAAAGAGCGAGAGGAGGTGAGGGGCCGCTCTAAGCCACGTGACACTGATACACAAACCTATGAGAGAAGCCGACGCCCTGTGCTTGAACCTGAACCCCAACTTTATGAGGAAAGACACCACAAGCCACGTGAACCAGAACAGCGAGAGGAAGTGAGGGGCCGCTCTCAGCCACGTGACACTAATATACAGATCTATGAGAGAAGCCGACATCCAGTGCTTGAACCTGAACCCCAACTTTATGAGGAAAGACACCATCAGCCACGTGAACAAGAACAACGAGAGGAAGCAAGGAGCCGTTCCCAGCCCCAAGAGCCAGAACAACTAGTGTATGAGGGAAAAGGCCGTCGGCCACATGAGCCAGAAGAGCGAGAGAAGGTGAAGAGCCGGTCTCAGCCACGTGACATTGATGCAGAAAGCTATGAGAGAGGCCAACGTCCAATACTTGAACGTGAACCTCAACTTTATGAAGAAAGCCACCGTCAGCCACGTGAACAAGAACAGCAAGAGGCAGTGAGGAGCCACTCACAGACCCAAGAGCCAGAACAAGTGTATGCAGGAAGACGTCGTCAGCCACTTGAACCAGAACAGCGAGAGGAGGTGAGGGGCCGCTCTCAGCCACGTGACAATGACACACAAACCCATGAGAGAAGCCAACGTCCAGTACTTGAACATGAACCTCGACTTTATGAGGAAAGCCGCCGTCAGCCACATGAACCAGAACAGCGAGAGGAAGCAAGGAGACGTTCCCCGCCCCAAGAGCCAGAACAACCAGTGTATGAGAGAGGACGTCGTCAGCCACGTGAACCAGAACAGCAAGAGGAGGTGAAGAGCCGCTTTCAGCCATGTGACACTGACACTCAAAGCTTTGAGAAAAGCCGACATCCAGCACTTGAACGTGAACCTGAACTTTATGAGGAAAGCCACCGACAACCACGTGAACCAGAACAGCGAGAGAAGGTGAGGAGCCGCTCTCAGCCCCAAGAGCCTGAACCACGAGGGGATGAGGGAAGACATCATCAGCTACATGAACTGGAACAGGGAGAGGAGGTGAGGAGCCACTCTCAGCCACGTGGCAATGACAAACAAACCCATGAGAGAAGCCAACGTCCAGTACTTGAACATGAATCTCAACTTTATGAGGAAAGCCGCCGTCAGCCACGTGAACCAGAACAACGAGAGAAAGCAAGGAGACGTTCCCCGCCCCAAGAGCCAGAACAGCCAGTGTATGAGGGAGGACATCGTCAGCCACGTGAACCAGAACAGCAAGAGGAGGTGAGGAGCCGCTTTCAGCCACGTGACACTGACACTCAAAGCTTTGAGAAAAGCCGACGTCCAGCACTTGAACGTGAACCTGAACTTTATGAGGAAAGCCGCCGACAACCACGTGAACCAGAACAGCGAGAGAAGGTGAGGAGCCGCTCTCAGCCCCAAGAGCCTGAACCACGAGGGGATGAGGGTAGACATCGTCAGCTACATGAACTGGAACAGCAAGAGGAGGTGAGGGGCCGCTCTCAGCCACGTGGCAATGACAAACAAACCCATGAGAGAAGCCAACATCCAGTACTTGAACGTGAACCTCAACTTTACGAGGAAAGCCACCGTCAGCCACGTGTAACAGAACAGCaagaggaagcagggagctgtTCTCAGTCCCGAGAGGCAGAACAACAAGTGTATGATGGAAGAGACCATCAGCCTTGTGAACCAGAACAGCAAGAGGAGGTGAGAAGCCGCTCTCAGCCACGAGAACCCAAACCACGAGGGGGTGAGAGAAGACGTCATTTGCCACATGACCCAAAACAGCGAGAGGAGGTGAAAAGTCACTCTCAGCCAAGTGACACTGACACGCAAACCTATGAGAGAAGCCAACATCCAGGACTTGAATGTGAACCTCAACTTTATGAGGAAAGCCACCGTCAGCCACGTGAACCAGAACAACAAGGTGAGGTGAGAAGCCGTTTTCAGCCCCAAGAGTCAGAACAACAAGTGTATGAGGGAAGACGACATCAGCCACGTGGACCAGAACAACAAGAAGAGGTGAAGAGTCGCTCTCAGCCACATAACGCTGACACGCAAAACTCTGAGAGAAAACAACATCCAGCACTTGAACGTGAACCTCAGCTTCATGAGGAAAGAAGCCGTCAGCCACGTGAACCAGAACAGCGAGAGGAGGTGAGGAGCCGTTTTCAGCCCCAAGAGCCAGAACAACAAGTGTATGGGAGACGAGGCCATCAGCCACGTGACCCAAAACGAGAAGAGGTGAGGAGCTGCACTCAGTGGCATGAGACTGACACACAAAACTACGAGAGAAGCCAACATCCAGTGCTTGAACGTGAATCCCAGCTTTATGAGAGAAGCCGCCGTCAGCCACGGGAACCAGAGCAGCAAGAGGAGGTGAGGAGCCACTTTCAGCCACAAGAACCTGGACCACGAGGGGATGAAGGAAGACAACGTCAGGCCCTAGAGCCAGAACAACAAGTGTATGAGGGAAAACGTCGTCAGCCCCTAGAGCCAGAACAGCAAAAGGACATAAGGAGCCGCTTTCACCCATCTGACACTTACACGCAAAGCTATGTGAGAAGCCAACGTCCAGCACTTGAACGTGAATCTCAATTTTATGAGGAAAGCCCCCGTCGTCAACCACGTGAACCAGAACAGCGAGAGAAGGTGAAGAGCCGCTCTCAACCCCAAGAGCCTGAACCACAAGGGAATGAGAGAAGACATGGTCAGCCATATGGACCAGAACAGCGAGCAGAGGTGAGGAGCCAGTCTCAGCCACGTGACAGTGACACACAAACCTATGAGAGAAGCCAACGTCCAGTACTTGAACGTGAACCTCGACTTTACGAGGAAAGCCACCGTCAGCCACGTGAACCAGAACAGCGAGAGAACTTGAGGAGCCGCTCTCAGCCACATGACACTTACACACAAACCTATGAGAGAAACCGACGTCCAATACTTGAACGTGAATCCCAACTTTTTGAGAGAAGCCACGGTCAGCATCTCAAAACAGACCATCGAGAAGAACTGAGGAGCCGCTTTCAGCCACAAGAGCCTGAGCCACGAGGGCATGAGGGAAGACAACGTCAGTCCCTAGAGCCAGAACAACAAGTGTATGAGGGAAGACATCGTCAGCCACGTGAACCAGAACAGCGAGAAGAGGTGAGGAGCCGCTCTCAGCCACGTAACGCTGAAGCACAAAGCCATGAGAGAAGCCGATGTCCAGAATTTGAACATGAACCTCGACTTTATGAGGAAAGCCGCCATCAGCCACGTGAACCAGAACAGCGAGAGGAGGTGAGGAGCCGCTCTCAGCCACGTGACAATGACACACAAACCTATGAGAGAAGCCAACGTCCAGTACTTGAACGTGAACCTCGACCTTATGAGGAAAGCCGCCGTCAGCCACGTGAACCAGAACAGCGAGAGGAGGTGAGGAGCTGCTCTCAACCACGTGACAATGACACACAAACCTATGAGAGAAGCCAACGTCCAGTACTTGAACATGAACCTCGACTTTATGAGGAAAGCCACCGTCAGCCACGTGAACCAGAACAGCGAGAGGAGGTGAGAAGCCGGTCTCAGCCACGTAACAATGACATACAAATCTATGAGAGAAGCCAACGTCCAGTACTTGAATGTGAACCTCGACTTTATGAGGAAAGCCGCCGTCAGTCACCTGAACCAGAACAGCGAGAGGAAGCAAGGAGCCGTTCCCAGCCGCAAGAGCCAGAACAACCAGTGTATGATAGTGGACGCCATCAGCCACGTGAACCAGAACAGCAAGAGGAGGTGAGGAGCCGCTCTCAGCCACATGAGCCTGAACAAGTGTCTAGGGAGAGCTACTGTGAGCCACGAGTCCCAGAACAAAGGGAGGTGAAGGACTGTTATCAGTCAAGAGAGTCTGAACAAGTGTATGAGGAAAGCCGCCATCAGGTCTATGAGCCAGACCAACAAAGAGAGGTGAGGAGCTGTTACCAGCCACATGTCTCTGAACCACGAGTAGATCAGGGAAGGCAACATCAGCTACGAGTGTCAGAAGAACAATATGAGGGAAGGCGCCATCAGCCACATGAGGCTAAAACACAAGCCTATGAGCGAAGTCGCCATCCATTCCTTGAACGTGAACCAGAAAGGTATGAGGGAAGTCGTATTCAACTGCGTGAGCTAGCACAAGAAGGGGTGAGGAACCGCTTTCGGCCACGTGAGCGTGGAGCACAAACAGACAAGAGAAGCCACCATGAATTGAGTGAACGTGAGCCTCAAGTGGATGAGGAAAGATGCCGTCAACTCTGCAAGCCAGAACACCTAGGGGATGTGAGAAGACCCTATCAACCATACGAACGTGAACAACAAGTGAACGGCAGGAGACTTCGTCAATCCCGAGAGCCAGAACAAGAGCATGAGGGAAGCCATCATCAGCCCAGTGAAGCAGAATGGCCAGCGGAGGTGAGGACCCACTATCTGCCACGTGAGCCTGAATATATGCATGAAGGAAGACGCCGTCAGGTCCAGGATGCAGACCGCCAAGGGGAGGTGAGGAGCCACTATCAACCACGTGCACCTGACACACGAGCATTTGAGGGAGCTCACCGTCCATTATTTGAACAAGAGCCACAACTGTATGAGAGAAGCCGGAGGCAGCCACCTGAGCCAGACCAGCTGGGGGAGGAAAGGCGCCACTATGAGCCACGTGTGCCTGAAAGACAAGTCAATGAGGAGAGCCGACACCAGGCCCACAGAATTGAACTGCAAGTTTATGAACAAAGCCGGGATCTCCTATGTGAGCCTGAACCACGAGTGGATGAGCAGAGACAACGTCATCGCCAAGAGCCAGAACAACAAGTGTACAAGAGAAGCCGCCATCAGCTCAGTGAAGTGGAACAAGGTGAGGTGAGGAGCCACTCTCAGACACGTGAGCGTGAACAAGTGCCTAAGAGTCACCACCAGCCACGGGACCCAGAACAGAGGGGTGCAAAAGATCGTTATCTGTCAAGAGAACCTGAACAAGTGTATGAAGAAAGTCACCGTCAGGTCTGTGAACCAAACCAGCAAGGGGAGGTGAGGCGCTGCTATCAGCCACGTGAGACTAAACCACAAGCATTTAAAGGAAGACACTGTCAGCTGCTTGAATGTGAACCTCAACTGTACGAGGGAAGACATGAGGTTAAGCAAGCGGATGAGGGGAGCCATCTCCCTCTAGAGCCAGAGCAAAGGGAAACGAGGAGCCTTTATTGCCTTTATGATGGGCATCAGCATCAGCCTCATCAGCTTGAGCAGCGAGTGGATGATGGAAGCCGATATCAGCACCATGAGCCAGAACAACTAAGAGATGTGAGGAGTCGCTATCAACCCCGTGAGCCAGGACCACAAGGGGATGCAAGAAGCCGCCGGCCCTTCCATGAACGTGAACCAGAATTGCATGAGGGAAGCCGTCGTCAGCCGCGTGAACAAAGGGATGTTTGGAGCCACTCTCAGCCCCGCGAGCCTGATCCACGAGTGGATGAGAGGAGTCAGCCTCGGCCCCGCCAACCTGAACTGCAAGTATATGAAGGAAGCGGCCATCCGCTACGTGACAGAGAACAAGGAGAGTCACGGGACCGCTCTCTGCCACTTGATCCTGAAACACAAACCTATGAGAGAAGCCGTGTTCAGGCACGTGACCCTGAACCACAGAGGGATGGCCAGACGCGTGAGCCACGTGACTCTGAATTGCAATTGGATGAGAAAAGTCTCTGTCAGCCACGTGCCCCTGTACAACTAGGGAATGGAAGGAGACGTTATCAGCCACGTGAGCTAGAACCAGAAGCAAATGAGGGGAGTTGCTATCAGCCACGTGGCCCAGAGCAACAAAGGAACTTGCAGAGTCGTGGCCAGCCACGTGAGCCTGAGCAACGAGTAAAAGAGGGGAGTCGCTCTCATCTACCTGAGCAGGTACAACAAGGGGATGCACAGTCCCGTTATGTGCCCCTCGAGACTAGACCACAGGCACATGATGGAAGTCGCCGTCAGCTGCAGGAGCCCGAGATACAGCATTATGAAGGGAATTGCCATCAGTCACAGAACCCAGGACAACAAGGGGACGTGAGAAGCCACTATCGGCCACATGAGCCAGCACAGCAAGTGCACAAGGGAAACCGCCAAGAGCTGCATGAATCTGAAACACAAAAGGGCGAGGGGAGCCAACGTCAACCTCGAGAGCCAAAAGAGCAAGTCTATGAGGGAAGCCACCGTCCGACTCCCCTCTGTGACCCCGAACCACAAAGGGCCGTGCAGAACAGCGGTCAGTCACGGGACCCTACTCCACAACAGGAGGAGGTGAATTGCCATCAGCCACGTGAGCCTGAACCCAGGGGGGTTGCAGGAAACGTCCATCAGCGCCATGAGGTGTTGCCACCAAGGGATGACCAAAGCCTCCTACCTCCAGATCAGCCTGTgccacagcggggtgacagcAGTGATGACCCACAACCTGAGGTCAGACCTCATGACCGAAGCCTCCCACAACCCCTGGAGCCTGAACATCAAGGTAATGAGAGGACCCAACGTCAAACACTTGAGCCTGAGCGCCGGGAGGCCGAGAAGAATGGCCAACGGCCCTACGCTCCTGACCCGAAGAGGGACGATGAGATCTGTCATCTGGTATCTGCCAAGCAAAGGGATGATGGAGGAAGGCAGCCCCAGTCACGTGAAACCGAGCCACGAGGGGGCACAGGCACCCGCCTTCAACAACGTGAATCCGAAGCCCAGGGCAACACGGCAACCTCCCGTAATCCCCGGGAACCTGAAGCGCAAGGACCTGAGCGGGCTCGTCAGCCACGGTACCCTGAGTCACAAGGGGTCGAAAGCAGCCGTCAACCGCAGAAGGCTGCACCCCAAGAGGGTGAGAGGGACAACCAACTGCCCCAAAAAGCTGAACCCCAAGATGGTGAGAGAAACAGGCCTCAGGCAGGTGAAGCTAAGCCATCGAAGGAGGAGGCAAGCCAGCGTGAGCCACACAATCCCAACTCAATGGATGACAACAGGAGCCGTGCAGCACCCACACCTCCACCCACTGGAGATCCAGGCAGCCAGACTCAGCCACGGGAAGGAGAACCACGTGACGGGAGTCGCCACCAGAGCAACAGGCCTGAGGGTAGAGGGGATGAGGGGAGCCAGCCCCGAGCCTATGAGCCTGGATGCAGAGCAGGAGCCACAGTACCAAGCCAGACGCCAGAGCGCGGGCTGCGAGAGGGCGAGGGAAGCCGGCAACAACCGTGGGCACTGGAAG